The Burkholderiales bacterium genomic sequence AGGCGGGTTTCGAGAAAATCATGCAGGCGGTGACGCTGCGGCTCGCCTGGCCGCTGGCGGCCGCCGGCAAGCTCACGGTCTGTCTCGAGGTCCGTGGGGCGCAGCCAACCCATTCCTGAGGAAAAACGTGTCCGAAGAACCCGTGGTCAGCAAACACAAGGCGGTGTACATCACCTATTCCATCCTCACCGAGGATGGCCGGATCTATGAGCAGTCCGACATTCCCATCGGCTACGTGCACGGCGCTGACAGCGGCCTCTTTGAGCCGGTGGAGGCGGCCCTGGAAGGTGCCCGGGTGGGCGAGCGGCGGGAGGTGACCCTGGGGCCAGAGGAAGCTTTCGGCCCCCACGACCCGCGGCTCACCTATACCGATGACATCGAGAACGTGCCGCCGGAATATCGCCGCATCGGTGCCGAGGTGGAATTCCAGAATGAAGCCGGGGAGAGTCTCACCTTCCGCGTCACCCGGATGGAAGACGGCAAGCTTACCATCGACGCCAACCACCCCCTGGCGGGCAGGACCGTCACCTTCGTCGTCGATGTGGTGGCGATCCGCGACGCGACGCCGGAGGAAATCGCCCTGGGCCGCCCCCAGGAGGCAAGCCCGCCCACCCTGCACTGAGCCGCCGCCGGTCTGTGACCGGCTCAGGTGAGCCCGCGCTCCTTCTGCAGGCGCTTCAGCCGTGCCAGGTGCTCGTTGAGCTGGGTGATGATCTCCGAGGCGGCATGAATGATCTGACTCGCGGAGAAGCCGGCGCGGATCATCTCCTTGAAGAAGGACTTGGCGAGGATGCGGGCGAGCTGGTTGGGGTGCTCGCTCAGCGCCGCCACGGCGCCGCCCACTGTGGCTTCCGCCTCGCGGGCCAGCGCGAGTTGGGCAAAGCGTGAGTTGAGCACGCCCTGCAACTGGATCACCTGGATGGATTTGCCGATGAAAAGGGCAGCCATTTCCAGCAGGCTCAGGTCATGCAGGTTGAAGGGACGCGAGAGCTCCGGGTCACTTACGTTGATGACACCGATGATACGTCCGTCCACGCTGATGGGCGCGGAAATCAGGCTGCGCGCCCCTTGTGTCAGGCGGCGCGCCAGATGCACGAATTCCGATTGGGCGATGTCCTCGACGAGCAGGGGCTGGCCGCTCGCCAGCACATGGCCGGCAATGCCTTCGCCCACCCGCGCAAGCTCCTGAAAGGCGGCTTCCGGCAGCGCGCCATGGGCGGCAAAGACGCGCAGTCGCACATCCCGTTCCTCCCTTTCGTCCAGCAGCATGATGGAGCAACGGGACGCACTCAGCAGGCGCGCCACCTTTGCCGCCATGGTCTGCAGGTTTTCCTTGAGGCCGCTGGACTCGAGGGAAGCGAAGTCCGTCAGGCGCAGGACGCCGGCTTGCGCATCGCCCATGGCACCCCCTGTGGGCAGAAAAAGCCAGTATAGCCAATATCGGCGTGGCGTCCCGGGGCTTGAGGACGCCTCCGGGCAGGCCCTGGTCAGTGCAGCTCGGCGGCGAGCAGGCGCCGGTATTGAGACACGAGCTCGTGATTGCCCAGCAGGTTGAAGACGGACAACATGGTCTTGCGGCCGATGTCGTCCTGGAAACTGCGGTCACGACGGACGATTTCCAGAAGCTGCTGCAGGGCCGGCTCATACTGCCCCTGGGCGATGTAGAGATTGGCGAGATCAAGGCGCGCCTGAAGGTCGTTTTCATTGGCGGCGATGCGCGCCTTGAGGGTCGCCTCATCCGGCAGGTCCTTGGCCTTCTGCGCAAACTCGATGCGTGCGAGAAGCTCCTGCACGCGGGCATCGGCGGCTGTCTGCGGCGAAAGACTGGCAAGCAGCCGTGAGGCTTCGCTCATCTCCCCCTGATCCACCATGATGGCGGCGGCGTCGATGCGGATCTTTTCGTTGTGGGGATCCAGCTGCGAGGCTTCCGCCAGGAGCTTGAGGGCGCGCGCCGCATCGCCGCTGGCATAGACCTCCTGCGCCTGCTGGCGAAGCGCCTCGCCTGGGGAGGGGATGAGGGCGTCGATGAAGGCCCGCACCTGGGATTCGGGCAGGGCGCCGGAGAACTCATCCACCAGTTGGCCGTTGAGGAAGGCCTTGACCGTGGGTACACCGCGGATGCCGAACTGCGCGGCAAGCTCCGGGTTGGCATCCGTTTCCACCTTGGCCAGGATGAAACGGCCCTGGTACTCGTCGGCGAGTTTTTCCAGGATGGGTTTGAGCACGCGGCAGGGGCCGCACCAGGTCGCCCAGAAGTCCACCAGCACCGGAACATTCTTCGGCGCATCGAGCACGACCTGTTTGAAGTTGGCTGCAGTGACGTCGAAGGAATGGCTTCCCATTGCGTTCTCCTGAAACGATGCTAGTAAATGGGGGCGTCCCCTGTGCGCTTCAAGCCGGGGTCAGATGCGACGGGCCAGTGCCGCTGCCATGCCGGTGTAGGTGTCTGGGGTGAGGGCGAGCAGGCGTTGTTTTTCCTCTTCCGGAAGCCCCAGTCCGGCGATGAACTGGGCGAGCGTCGCCCGGGTGATGCCGCTTTTGCCGCGGGTGAGGGCCTTGAGCTGTTCGTAGGGATTGGGCAGCCCATAACGGCGCATGACTGTCTGGATGGCCTCCGCCAGTACCTCCCAGTTGGCATCGAGGTCCGCTGCCAGGCGCTCTTCGTTGGCCTCCAGCTTAGCAAGACCCCGCAGGCAGGACTGTAAGCCCAGCAGTGTGTAACCCAGGGCAACGCCCATGTTGCGCAGCACCGTCGAGTCGCTGAGGTCCCGCTGCCAGCGGGAGATGGGAAGCTTTTCCGCCAGATGCCGCAGCAGCGCATTGGCCAGGCCCAGATTGCCCTCCGAGTTTTCGAAGTCGATGGGGTTGACCTTGTGCGGCATGGTGCTGGAGCCCACCTCGCCGGCCTTCACCTTCTGCTTGAAATAGCCCAGGGCGATATAGCCCCACACGTCGCGGTCGAGATCGAT encodes the following:
- a CDS encoding FKBP-type peptidyl-prolyl cis-trans isomerase, which encodes MSEEPVVSKHKAVYITYSILTEDGRIYEQSDIPIGYVHGADSGLFEPVEAALEGARVGERREVTLGPEEAFGPHDPRLTYTDDIENVPPEYRRIGAEVEFQNEAGESLTFRVTRMEDGKLTIDANHPLAGRTVTFVVDVVAIRDATPEEIALGRPQEASPPTLH
- the trxA gene encoding thioredoxin, whose amino-acid sequence is MGSHSFDVTAANFKQVVLDAPKNVPVLVDFWATWCGPCRVLKPILEKLADEYQGRFILAKVETDANPELAAQFGIRGVPTVKAFLNGQLVDEFSGALPESQVRAFIDALIPSPGEALRQQAQEVYASGDAARALKLLAEASQLDPHNEKIRIDAAAIMVDQGEMSEASRLLASLSPQTAADARVQELLARIEFAQKAKDLPDEATLKARIAANENDLQARLDLANLYIAQGQYEPALQQLLEIVRRDRSFQDDIGRKTMLSVFNLLGNHELVSQYRRLLAAELH
- a CDS encoding GAF domain-containing protein; translated protein: MGDAQAGVLRLTDFASLESSGLKENLQTMAAKVARLLSASRCSIMLLDEREERDVRLRVFAAHGALPEAAFQELARVGEGIAGHVLASGQPLLVEDIAQSEFVHLARRLTQGARSLISAPISVDGRIIGVINVSDPELSRPFNLHDLSLLEMAALFIGKSIQVIQLQGVLNSRFAQLALAREAEATVGGAVAALSEHPNQLARILAKSFFKEMIRAGFSASQIIHAASEIITQLNEHLARLKRLQKERGLT